AAACCTTAGACTTATCGCCTGGGTTGTTGTACTCTCCCTGtgctttccttcttcgtCGGCGGTagttcccttccccttcaagCCGTTCAGCTTTCTCAACAAAGAGATCGATCCCACCATGTACTTCATCAAACCTCTGTAAAAATGGTGCTGTGCGAtccacaacaaaagaaatgaggtTCAGAAACTTATTCGTTAACACTGACGAAACAAACTCCCTACTTACTCGTGCGCAAACGGAACTATGTGCGCCCGCGTTCTTACCGCCGTTGGCACTATGAATATCATTATACTCATTAATGCTTGCCTCATTTACCTCCGCTGGCTTCGATGCCTTCGCGATTGACGGTTGTAACGATGGCAGCAGCGTCACGTATGCTTTGACAAGCATACCCACTCCGTGTGTATAGCATCGAAACAGGTTAGAGCGCAGCTCCTCAAGTTCCTGCATCAGTTCACCTACCTGATGCGCTTGCGTGCCTCCCTGCACCAAGGATGACGTACAACTTTCACCAATTACCACCTTCATTCGGCGGACAGCGCCGCTCACGTGCAACATCGCCTTTTCCCACTGGGCAACAATTACTTCTACTAGCAGGGCTGCATGAAGCTCAGCGTGCTCATCCTCAACGGAGTCGTAAGCATCCCTGTCAACTTCGCAGTTGGAATCATCACCGACCAAATCTCGGGGACGATAAGAGGACATTGTACGTACAAAGCACTGTAGTACGGTACGATTCACATTGGTGAGCAACAGGGCTTGCAAAATGTCGCTTGTCAGGCGCACAACCTGTCTCACAGCGCTTACTGATAACTCCCGCAGTGACGGGCCCTTGTCATGCACCACGGGAACATACCGAAGAGATGGTAGCTCCTCCTCGCAAGAATTCCCAccgcctcctccccctcGTACTCTTGTCATGGGCACATTCACTTTTTCATGCAGCGCCGGTCCATTGAGCATTCGGTACAACATACTACTTGGGTCCGGAGAGAAGTCAAACATACCCGCATGAACTTCCTCCGCTATACCACCCCAATACGATACTAAAATAACCTCTAGCTGATCAACGCAGGCAGTGAAGAGGCGATCAGCAAACGTGCTTGCGGCACCCGCTGCAGTGTGTGCTTGTACGTTTGCCTCCATCCCAGCACGGTCCTCCAGCTGAGTTAGTAAAGCCGCACTATACATGCGCAACTGCGTTGCTGAGCACTCCAGCACGTTGCTCATATCTACCCTGCCAATACTAAAAGTTGTAAAACGCTCGAAATCCCTTTCAGGAGTACGGAATGCTTCGAGAATTGCCTCAGCACGCTGGACCGCATCGGACTCACCCATGTCCACATCAAAACCACCCACTTTAATACGGTCAGACACCGTGCCCTCGCTAAGGGCCGCCAACATGTTGCGACTGTTGAACATCGTGGCTGTATCCTTTAGGTTGCATATGCTCCCATCCATATCCAACGGCGAGTCTAGCCAGTCACAGCTGGCCACTCGCTTCAATGTGCTAGAGAAATCCATGTCCGGATTAGCACACATTCGAGCGCACGACGCGGCAAAGTCCGCATCCCCGCAATTGCCTGCGGCACCGTTCTCGCTGCTATCAGTCGGCATAAACTTTTGCATCCACTCATCGGCTTCTTGGCAGAGGCGACGTGCGGTGCTTTCCATTGTTCGTACGTGTTGATTTCGTATGACCCTCAAGTAATACTCCAGTGGGTGCTCCACTTTGGTCTCACCTctgctattgttattggaAATGGCTGGCAAGGTATTTCCGCTACCGTCAACACGTAGAAGTACTGCTTCTTCCCCATCGCATTTTGTCCCCCAAATTTCTTCACCTTGATTGACGTTAACGTTCCTCAAGGCTGGCTCCGCCGGTATATCATCATCCGAGTTGCcgtcttctttcccctcatCATCGGAGCAACGGCTTTCGTTCTCAATCACTTGGAGTTCTTGCCGAAGCCCCAAAATAGCTTCATTGTGCTTGGCACTGGAGGGTAATTTCCCCCTAGCAACCCAGCAGAAGTGGCGCAGTTTCACAGCTGCGATCGACACATCCATCATTCCGGATAGCATGTCTTCAATGAGGACAGTATCGGTCGCACTTACGTGCTGCAATTCTAGTGCCATCCGATCGTTAAGGTAAAGAGCAGCACGAAGAAGTGCCAATGCATACCGATAAGTAATGGTGATGCTCccccgttgctgctgctcagaAAGACCAGTGCTACCACtggtgttgttttcatcCCCCTCTTCTAAACCTAGCATAACCGCATCTTCCAAGTTACAGTTCTCCTCTAGGTAAACCATCGCACGCCGCAAATTCAGCACAGCGGCCTCGAAATTACTACGGCCATCGCTTGTGTCACCATCGCGGCGACGGGCCAACGGTGTGCCGTACCAATTCTCAAGCTCCTCGTTGTCAAGTAGAACGTATTCACTACTTTCACCACCATCAAACGCAATGTCTTCCAGTGCTCCCCTCGAAATACGCTGCCTCGCTTGCTTCTCGTCGTCATCAATACACCTAACGGACGAATTGTCATCCCTCGTgcttgctgttgctgctggtgGAAATGCGGAACCAGTGGCGGAGTACACCTCATCCCTCGTGTCATCCTCCGTCTCACAAAAGCTTTGTCCCTTTGAAAATCGTGTCGCCCTCGAAGACGCCATTTGATCCTCTTGAAGGTCCTGCAGCCGCTGGTGGTCGTGTTGCAATTCGGACCGTCGCCTTGGCACACGAGCCCCGCAGTGTTCATATATGACACCGGGTACCTTCCACACGGTTATAAACTTCGCAAGTCGTTCCCTAGTTACTTTGCATGCACAGAGGGATTGAAACAACTCCATCGTCGGGGCAACAATAGCTTCCCCATCTTCAACCGCTTTACGAAAGGAATTAGCTAGCGAACCAACCGCATCACCAGTGAAAAGATCCGCGTCGTTATTGTACATGGTGTCGAGGGTCTCCTTCGAGACAACAAATGTGCTCACGCTATCACGCAAGAGTTGCTGCAGCGCAGTGGCGGCGGCCTCCGCCTCAGAATCGACGGAGACAAGTAACTCCTGCTGAAGGTCATCGTGTGATGCATTGGCATACATGCGGCTAATGTATGTTTTGGGGTCAAAGGCGCAGCTCGTTAGGTCGACGTAAACATCGTGCCCCTTCTCGTCTCCCATCGAATTACTCCCTTCcttgcaagaaaaaaaacaaacaaactaaaagCACACAGAAGAACACGCACCTCAAGCGCTGCCCGCTACTATGCCTTGGCGGGCTGTGATAGTATCAACCACAACGAATCCCTAGCACcctaaaacaacaactattcgtaacaaaaaaaacaattaaaaaGAGACAGTGCGACCCCGCTAAACGCGCAAGTGGAGCAGGGCTgattatacatatatatatatatatatatatatacacatattttCACAGGTTGACCAAACCACATTAAAGGCACCCCTAAAATGAATTGGGGAACAGTGGACAGAACAGGTGCAGTTGTGGCAGTGGTTAGCAATGATGAAaggacaacagcaacacgCACGGAATCTCATAATTTTCCGtgcacatttccctttcccccccccttccatCGGGTACATCTCTTCCaccttaaatgcagcaacaacaaaaatgatgtcaaatatcacaaaaaaatttaaaaagcAGTAGCAGTATGACAACGTATACAAAGCAACAGTAACCTGCAGACGTcacagtagaaaaaaaaacccattTTAAGATGACCAACCTTCACTTTATTATCTTCTTGTTCGacacactattttttttctttggaaaGTGGCGGCAGGACTAAAAGAGCATCCAACGACTTTGGAAATTGCATTGGAAGGGCGGTGATGGCGGTGATCATAGCAAACAACAAGGGAtgagaggaagggaaggtaaCAGAAGGTTAGGGGCGCCGAGAGCATATTCCCCTCCTCCGTAGAATTTTACAatgtcttcttttcttttctttatgaTAGCGAAGGGAAATTAGGGGATCACACACCCTCCCGTTTCCGCGTTTTCACTcaacttcccttcccttccctaaTTCTCCCCCCTCCACACACCCTTTtcataaaacacaaacagttTTCTGCAGTATTCTCCGCCTACGGGATTTTAAATCTCatccaacttttttttttccccatcccCTTACTTGTTTATtcacttccccttttctctttttctttccttctcctcgtTTTTCCTTatgtttcccttctttcgcTACCTCCTCACAGACCCGATGAAGAACCATGGTAGTTTGTTGCACGTGTAggggcacacacacacacgcacacatatctccttttttccccctttctcctcTAAATCCAAACTTCCGCACCCTTTCCTAATCTTCCACACgctcttattttattttttctcaccctagtttttcacttcttccaGCAATCTCCCGTCACCACGCTTCGGCGTCATGTATGCGCTTTCTCCTCCCATTCACGTGTTTGATACACtgcatgcaaacacaaagcgagaggaaatgaagaacggactaaagggggaaaaaacgaaaggatCATGCGAGTAGAGTTTGGGTGAATCGAATGTATACCTGTTGACATGCACAAAACATGGAGTTCTCATGTACTGACTCATATATTTGATTTTCCTTTCActatttctgttttctcgCCCACTATCACACACGTTCTACCGCCCTCACCGTATACGTACCACCTTCCTAAATACAAGTAACGCaggtaaaaagtaaaataaagggagggaaatacCCGAGAAAGCACAGTACTTTAACCAGCTCACTCATCAGCGGTGTATGCCAAGTACTTCGGGTCTTGGGTGGTCCTCAAGAAAGCACTTTGGACCATGCAACTTTCCATTTCTTGGGCGTATTGCTGACCGTAGCTGGCCATGCGCCCCATGACGTTCACCATGCGCAGCCTGAAATTAGTTAGAAACCTTTCCTCATAGTAAGCATGAAGTCTATCACTCACATCCTTCGCGTACGCCGTGAAGGCATTGTCAGATCCCCCACCAACTTCGTTGCTGTGTATCCATAGGCATTGGACGTAGTCCACCGCCTCAATAGCCGCGTCGAGATAAGTCACTTCAAATAGAATCCTCTCGTAAACCTCGCGCTTGTTACGCGACTGTTGCTTTTCAATTGCAAGTGCCGTGTTGGAACACAACTCTGATGATTGATCTGCCGCACATGAAAGTTCACCACCCGCGGGAGAGGCGTGGAGAACGTCCGAGTACGCTTTAAGTGCATCGGCAACATCCTTTAGCGCCGTGATGTTATCCATTGAATTCTTCATGTAGGTAAAATACGGAGGCGCAGCCGCCGACAGGGCATCACGGTAGGTAGTAAGGTAGTGACTCACATCACCCCAATACGCCAAATATCCCACAACGTTCGCGGTATCTCCAGAAGACTTGGGGTATTCACTGGGCGAACCATTAGCGAATGGCACTGCTTTCGGGAGTTCAGCTGTTTTCTTGGGAGCTGGTTCCGGCGGCGGTGCTTCTGCTTGTGAGCCCTTTCCACCCTTTACCCACGATCCGAACATCTTCACGATACTACGCACGGCCTTCGTGGATGATCCTGTTATTGTCGACACACGCTCGGACCCCAGTATGCCTCCCTTACGCTTGCTGTGGGCAACGATAGGAGCATTGCGTACACGGAAATCCTCGAGGAGTACACGCATTTTCTCGACCCAGTCCTCAAAGGCCTCGCGTGGAAGCTGGAAGAAGTTGGGGGTGTACGTTGAGAAGTACACGACCTCGGGTAAAATGGCAATCTCACGCAGGAAACGTGCAatagtgtgttgctgggccAGAAGAATATTCTCCTTTGTGATGAACGTTCCAAAGTCATCAAACTTGGACTTGGGAGGAAGCGGCGGGATGATCATTGTGGGGAACTGATAGGCCAACAAGGTGCGAAACTCCACCAATTCGCTGTAACGTCGATCGAGCTGTGCGGTAGACGAGGGCTCCCACGTGTTCCGTCCGATGCCGATGTCGGTACCACCCATGTGAGGCGCGACCGGCACGTCCGGCACGGAGTACGCCGACGAGTCCCCAGGTCTAACTGTAGTGACAATAGGAAAGAAGGTAATGGGTCGAATCATACCAGCACCAAGAACGGCGGACTCAACAGTAAACTTTGCCAGTGTGGGAATGTTGAGCTTCGGCGCCGGGGGCGGGGTACTATCAACCACTGCAACAGGTTGCGGCTGCTCTTTTGCCTGTTGTGGTGCCTCCGGTTGTGACAACGGATGCTGAGGTTGGTGTACCAACTGTTCATGCATCTGCTGCGACTCCTGGAAGGGGTCGTCGATTTCCGTCCCAGGAAAGCTGCCGTCACCTGAAGGCAtcattcttttccctcttttctttgtatTTTATTACCTTCCTCCTTTCGTGATGTTTCGCGTCACCACTAAAATTTCAGCGTGTCACACACAAGCTAAACGGATTGGTGATCTACAGCTTGTGGAGATCTGTTAAACTAGTTGTCCTGCTTTCCTTCGTTTCTTAAGTACGTTTGATGAAGGGTGTTTTCAAGTTCAGTAAGAAAAGCAGGACATGTCGGTGCAACAAACCATGAAAGTAAATCCAAACACAAACCCGCCACGCACAAAGGTGACACTTCCCCCATATGTCATAGGATTGCACCcagagaaaaggagattaCATGGTGCGCAAGGCGATGATAAGTTAAAACACGAACAGAAAATGAGGGTAGGGAAAGTtagcatataaatataaaataaaaaaaaagcggacaAGCACAGGGCGACCTACCGAAGCTTGTCAGTAAACATAGCTCACCTCTACACCTTGCTAAATTTGCGGACATCATCATTCTGATACCAGTTTTTCACACGCTCCATACTCCTCTACATCCCCTTTTCTCCGCCCATCCCCAACAGGACGTGACAGTTTTGTGTAATGTCACCGCAGCAACGCGTGACCGTCCACTGTATCccaagtcaaaaaaaaaaaacagtgggcCTTAACTTGCCAGAGactcttttgcttttctggTCACATGCGTTTCCGGTTCCATTCCCAGCACAAGTGCTTTTTGAAGATCAACCAGTGTTCCTTGCTTCATATCCATGTCACTCAGCAATGTCCGATGCCGTGCAGCGCTACCCAGTACATCGTCGCGCATCGTATTGCAGGCCGCCTTACGTCTCTCGTAATCAAGCAACAACTTCTTTGATCCTACCATAGGCATTTTTTCGCGTATTCTAAGATTACTGGCAGTGAAGTGGTCACGCTGACGCTTCGTTTGTGCTAACTTATCACGCAGGCCGTTCAGCTCTTCCTCCGTCGACGCTACCTGCCGCCGAAGTTGGCCGTTTTCAATCTTCATAAACTCTAGTTTTTCCTTTACATGTGTTAGAACATGAATTGTGGTGGTTACTTTACGTCGCAACCTCACAATGTCTTCGTTCCGCTCCTCAATCTTCTCATTCAGATTTGTGTTCTCAATTTTCAGTTGCTCAAAATCAATGAGGCTCATTCCATCCTGCTGCTGATCACGTTGAGCCATAGCTCTTTGCAACTCCTCCATTTCGTACCGCAACAAATTATACCGTATGCGCGCCCGCTGAATTAAGCGACGCTGAAGGGCATCCCTGTTGAGGAATTCGTCAATTTCCTCTTTGGTCAGTCGCTTGTTCGTGCGCACAAACTGCACACGCTCTGCAAGTTCTCTAATGTACTGACGAAACATCTCCTCGTGTTTTTGAGAAGAGTCAATAGTGCCCTGGTGTCGTGACTGCATTTCTGTAAAGGCCGCCTCTGCCGCCTCACAACGGGAACGTTGCTGTTGCCATTCTTCCCTCATCTGCCATATGGATATCCAGTATTGTTGTTCTGCCTCGACTGTCATAGCCTGGTGTTGGTTCAGGTCTTCACCCTTCCGCTGCCGCTGGGCTGTGAAGTGTTGCGTCAGCAGTCGCTGAAGTGCTACACTGCGCTCGACAACACTGTTGTAGCGGTTGACAAGTTCCCTGTACTCCTCCTTGAAGGTGACGCGTGGCTCCGCTTCCACACCCtcagcagccgcagcagaAGCTGCGGCTGCAACTGCAACGGTGGTGGTGAAGTTAGCCCGTTTCTCTGCCTCCCGTTGAGCACAGAACTCCTTCCAGCGCTGCTGGATGACGGTGGCCGCCTTCatttgctgctcctcctccctcaCCTGCTGGTCATCATACTCGTACATGGTTACTATACAAATTGAAGGGAGGTGAATGTGTACAAAATAACTAACTGTGCTGGACGCACACTGTCGTGTCTAAAATGTTGCCTCCTCCTTTGCTCTGGCTAATTATGATGGTTGTGTTTCTGGATCGTAAAGACTCAATGAGGAGAATATGTATACAAAGTTATATACTGTCAGAGACACGTGGGTGATCAAGTGATGtgcaacaaataataataataataattgtgtGAAATCACACTGGAAAGAAAATTTGGAACCCTTCAATCACAGAGGATGTGCCTACAGTAGTTGTGATATGAGTACGGAttctaccttcttttttgtttcctcccaaCAGTTCGCCCACTATGAACGAGGGGTCTATGGTTGAACGGGTTTTGGCAAAGGAGGCCGTAAGTTCGTGGGGGATGTGTTCCACTGAGGCGTtgctttttgctgctgtcgctCCTGCCGTTTCGCCTTCGTCTCGTCCGCCATACGCTTTTCTAAATGTTCTAGACGCTCCAGCGCGAAAGATTTTATTGGAAGCAACTTTGGGGGACAAAGAAGTCCCTTTGGCTCTTCCGATTCGTGGAAAACGAAGCCGGTCGTCGGAAGAACTTCCGCGGGGAGCGTCTCATCGCTCCCTGCACGTTGCTGCGGCTGTTCCATGACTCCACCTTCCCTATTTGCCCACACTACCTTGGCGTACAAGAAACGGGAAGTGAAATACAGGTCGCACGTAAAGATAACTTCACAAACGcttcacaaaacaaaaaaaaaagaagaacggGCAGGCACACGgatgtatttttttcaagTTGAGTTATCCACTTAAGACCATCGGAGGGAGATTGTCGAAGTTGAGATACGCCACTTCCACAGGATcataaatttttctttttttttttcgtctttcATTAGTCTCAAAGATATCCACGATCCTCTGGCGCACCCGTACCCCTTCACATCActtgatttttctttgccttaCCCTCCATTTTGTGGACCTGTGAACGCAGAATGAGAAATAACAAAGACGTCTGGAAGGCGGGAATTAGatcaaataataatgaaaaggtTAGTTGGCGGCAATACGCAGCACCTCGCACTCATATCTCCACTTGTCCCTCTTGTTGCTGTATTCCACCTCCTTCACTAACGACACGAGAAAGATCAACCGTGTACTTCTCATGAGATCATCGTTACAATCCCACACCCCTTCCCTCTTATACCCCTTCCCTCATAATTTGCCTTCACATTTTCATTTCCCCTGACATGCCACAGCTTTTTCTCTTCGACCACTTCCACAAATAGATGAAAATATAAtgtaatataaatatatgtatccTTGCGAGGGGTCTTACGAGCTTCATATATCTTGTTTTGTCCCATGCGCATGTATTTAACTGCCCTCCACCTCTCCTCCAGTCGTGTTTAGTCGCCTTGAATTTTCGTCTGTCCCCGCAACCACTTAAAATAGCGACATTTCAGCGTCCACCTCggcctcttcttcctccactTGCACGACGGGGCGGGGGCCGTTGCTTTCAAGCGCCTCCCCTGCAAGCACGTGCTGGAGTTGGGCCTCGAAGTTGGACTGAGTAATGGTGAAGCTCTGCAAGAACTGCTGGCGCCACACAATTTTCCCATCAGCCGCAACAATGAATGCCATAGGGCACGACATCACGCTGAGGTTGGCCACATCGGCGTATGTCTTCCCCGTTGCTTTCTTGTCATCAAAGAGAATGTGCGGAGGCGCAAGCCGGAGGGGCTTCTTCGTGTTCTCGTCCACGATTTCCTTGCCGAGATATTTTTCGGTCTTCGCTTTGTCTGCGTCATTGCTGATCGCCACGAAGACGACACCCTTCGGGCCGTACTTCTCGGACAAAACAGTGAATTCCTCGTTGACAACATCAGCACCACGGTAAAAGGTATTAAAGAAGTAGAGGACATACACCTTTCCATTCTCCAATTCCACCTTATCACCACGTATGGGCTCAAGGGCGGAGAGTGCAGGGGCAACTTGACCGAAGGACTTATCGTCGCAGTATGTCGTCACGTCAATTGTATCGGTCATGATTACTTACTGCCGATGATATTTCAGTTATGTATAACAATTAAACCTCCtctgttttccttcctcttgtATTTCCTGCCTATTAAAGGGTCTATCCAATAAGTTGTTACAGGTCGTGTAATATCCACCCAGGTTGTACGCGAGAAAACTGCAAAAAAAAGCGAGAAGAAGTAGCTTCGCTGGCAAGACAAATAAGATCACAGATATAAACCGACAGCATAGTTAGCAATACAATAAGAAGAATTTTGGGAGGACGCACATATAAGGTGTACTGAGGCACCGAAGAGTTTCCATACCGATCGAGCTTACCACataaagcacaaaaaaagatagcATTTCTTCccgtatcaaaaaaaaataataataaaacccATGATAATCCAAAAGTCAgtctgcgtgtgtgtataaGGGAAAGGTttaatgaatatatatatatatatatatgtgcagtGGCGTAAAGGTGATGTCGGCCGTGCttagtattaataataatagccgTAACTACTGAAGCGTTCCTTGCTTCCTAAGGTGAAATAGTCTAACATTTTTCGAAATACAATTCTGGACACTGGCTTGCATTTATCATTCTGTTACTTCTTTCTCTGTGTTTGATCGCGCCGTGTAAAGTAAAGCGCTTCACCAGGACCTCTATAGACCCACAAGGTGAATACAGGTGCAAATTTAATACAAATGAAATTTAACACTCCAAACCAGCGGCCTGAGTTACTTCTCCCGGGCGCgtgggaagacaaaaaaataaacgaacgaaaaaaacttttttttaaaaaaagatcatttccctccttctctctGTCGCCCTCTACTATCTGTAGATGTGTTGATTCCGTTTTTCATCCATTCTTCTCGTTCGTTTTACCACCCAATGTGCGAACCCGCCTGAGGAGTGCCCCTGTGCGGGCGAACTGCTGGTCAAAAGCTGCGCTATTGGCCACGTCTCGGACAACACCACAGCACAACTCCACTGTGTTGGAACATCTCTCACTGCACGCTAAGATGGCTGTCGGACTCTCAAGGGACGACAGAAGTTCAGACAACACCCGCGCACCACCCTGATGCAACCCGCTACCTTCATCTACCATGGACTCCAAACACGCGAGTAGAGAGGCAGGAACATCCCTCTCCTCACACTTGCTATTACAAAGCCACAAAAACAGCTCACCTGCGATAAGAGTGATGCCGTTCTGCACTTTATTATTCTCTGGAGTAAAAAGAGAGAGCTCCATGGCCGCTAGAGCAGCTGTATAAACACCTAAAGAGATCTGCCTCGAACAGGCATCGCTGTCCTTATCACACACATTCGAATTAGTGGAAGCGATATTCTCTTCTTTGAGGAGTCGCAGCAACCGTCTGCATAACCTCAGCGCCTCCACAAACAATGGGCGGCTCACGGTCTTGTCCATTAGTACCGTTGCAAAGCACCGGTGGCGCAGGAGGCGTAATTTGAGGATATACTTCGAGAACTGTAAGCCCACCGAAGTATCCTGGGGCAACTTGTCCACCTCCTTTCCCAAGACCACCGCAATATCGACACATTTCCGAAGTGATGCGAGCTCGTCACTCTTCTTGCACCTCGACAGTCGACATTGCACAGCCACATTCAAGTGTGCTCCGCAGAGCAGCTCCCTCAAACTTGCGGACACGAGCGTGGTGACCATCTTCACACTCTTTCCGACGCTCTCTTTGCCGGTTTCTCTTAGCCATCCTTTGGCAAGGGATAAAATACCATCTTCATTGTTTACGTAACCGACCTCAACTCTTAGTTCGCCAAGGCGTTGCCTCCACTCGC
This portion of the Trypanosoma brucei brucei TREU927 chromosome 7, complete sequence genome encodes:
- a CDS encoding hypothetical protein, conserved (similar to Sorting nexin 4. (Swiss-Prot:P47057) {Saccharomyces cerevisiae}), with amino-acid sequence MMPSGDGSFPGTEIDDPFQESQQMHEQLVHQPQHPLSQPEAPQQAKEQPQPVAVVDSTPPPAPKLNIPTLAKFTVESAVLGAGMIRPITFFPIVTTVRPGDSSAYSVPDVPVAPHMGGTDIGIGRNTWEPSSTAQLDRRYSELVEFRTLLAYQFPTMIIPPLPPKSKFDDFGTFITKENILLAQQHTIARFLREIAILPEVVYFSTYTPNFFQLPREAFEDWVEKMRVLLEDFRVRNAPIVAHSKRKGGILGSERVSTITGSSTKAVRSIVKMFGSWVKGGKGSQAEAPPPEPAPKKTAELPKAVPFANGSPSEYPKSSGDTANVVGYLAYWGDVSHYLTTYRDALSAAAPPYFTYMKNSMDNITALKDVADALKAYSDVLHASPAGGELSCAADQSSELCSNTALAIEKQQSRNKREVYERILFEVTYLDAAIEAVDYVQCLWIHSNEVGGGSDNAFTAYAKDVSDRLHAYYEERFLTNFRLRMVNVMGRMASYGQQYAQEMESCMVQSAFLRTTQDPKYLAYTADE